Genomic DNA from Sphingomonas hankookensis:
ACGCAGGCGCTGGTCGACATGATCGAGAACCAGCGGTCGTACGAAGTGCAGGCGGGCATGCTGAAGCAGGCGAAGGAGATGGATGAATCCTCCGCCAACCTGATGCGCGTCCAGAGTTAAGGAGAAGACACGATGGCCAATGCCGCACTCCATATCGCCCGCACCGGGCTGGACGCGCAGGACACGCGCATGCGTGTCATCTCGAACAACCTGGCGAACGTCAACACGACCGGGTTCAAGCGCGACCGCGCCTCGTTCGAGGCGCTGAGCTACCAGATCGTGACTGCACAGGGCGCCGCCTCGACCGCGGAATCGCGCTATGCCACCGGCCTGAACCTCGGCACCGGCGTCAAGATCCAGGGCACCGCCAGCATCCAGACGCAGGGATCGCTGTCGTCGACCGGCAACACGCTCGACATGGCACTCGAAGGCGACGGCTTCTTCCAGGTGCAGCTGCCCGGCGGCCAGCTCGGCTATACCCGCGCCGGCAATTTCAGCCGCTCGCCAGAGGGCATGCTGGTCACGACCGAGGGTTATCAGGTGATGCCCGGCATCACCCTGCCCGAGGGGGCGACCTCGATCACCATTGGCGGTGACGGCACGGTCAGCGCGACGATCCCGAACCAGACCGAAGCGACGCCGATCGGCCAGATCCAGGTGTCGACCTTCGCCAATCCGGCCGGTTTGCAGCCGATCGGCGACAATTTCCTGATCGAAACCGGTGCATCGGGTGCGGTGCAGACCGGCGTCGCCGGCCTCGATGGCCGGGCTCGCATCCGCCAGGGGATGCTGGAGGGTTCGAACGTCAACGTCGTCGAGGAACTCGTCGACATGATCGAGACGCAGCGCGCCTATGAGGTCAATTCGAAGATGATCTCGGCCACCGACGAGATGCTGAAATATGTCAACCAGAACATCTGAAGCCGTGCGCAGCCTCGCGCTCGCCGCGGTCGTGCTGGCGGCAATGCCGGCAACCGCCCGCCCCCTGTTCGGCAGGAAATTGCCGCCCGAGGATTATTCGGCATCGCGCCCCGCGCCGCCGGTGGCCACGGTCGTCGCGACCGGTGCGATCTTTCAGGCGGATCAGGGCTATGCCGCCCTGTACGAAGGCTGGCGCGCCAAGAAGGTCGGCGACCCGCTGACGATCGTGCTGGTCGAACGCACCAGCGCGTCCAAGTCGGCCGGTTCGAAGCTGGACAGCGGCGGCGGCTTCGGCATCACGCCGCCATCGGTCGGGCCGCTGTCGTTCGACCCGAACATCGCGTCGGCATCGGGCAAGCGCAACTTCAACGGCGGCGGATCGGCCGACCAGACGAACGCGCTGTCGGGCGAACTGTCGGTGACGATCGCCGAAGTCTATCCTAACGGCACGATGCTGGTGCAGGGCCGCAAGCAGGTGACGCTCAATCGCGGGGACGAATTCGTCGCGATCAGGGGCATCGTCCGCATGGCCGATGTCGATGCCAACAACCGCGTGCCGTCGACCCGCGTCGCCGATGCCCGCATTTCCTACACCGGCAAGGGCGATGTCGCCCGCGCCAGCCGGCAGGGGTGGCTCAGCCGCTTCTTCCAGGTCGTCAGCCCGTTCTAGGACAGCCCATGCGCCTCCTATTCGCCATCCTCGCCGCCGCCTTCCTGATGGTCCAGCCCGCTTCGGCGGAACGGGTCAAGGACCTCGGCCGCTTCCAGGGCATCCGGTCCAACCAGCTGACCGGCTATGGCATCGTCGTCGGGCTTCCCGGCACCGGTGACGACAATCTCGAATACACCGTACAGTCGGTGAAGGCGATCACGTCGCGCATGGGGCTGCAACTGCCGCAGGGGATCAACCCGGGGCTGAAGAATGCCGCGGTGGTGATGATCACCGCCGAACTGCCCGCCTTCGCCAAGCCCGGCCAGCGGATCGACGTCACCGTCGCCTCGATGGGCAAGGCCAAGTCGCTACGCGGCGGTGCGCTGGTGATGACCCCGCTGATGGGTGCCGACGGGCAGATTTATGCGATGGCGCAGGGCAATCTCGCGGTCGGCGGTCTGGGTGCCGAAGGCGCCGACGG
This window encodes:
- a CDS encoding flagellar basal body L-ring protein FlgH, translated to MSTRTSEAVRSLALAAVVLAAMPATARPLFGRKLPPEDYSASRPAPPVATVVATGAIFQADQGYAALYEGWRAKKVGDPLTIVLVERTSASKSAGSKLDSGGGFGITPPSVGPLSFDPNIASASGKRNFNGGGSADQTNALSGELSVTIAEVYPNGTMLVQGRKQVTLNRGDEFVAIRGIVRMADVDANNRVPSTRVADARISYTGKGDVARASRQGWLSRFFQVVSPF
- the flgG gene encoding flagellar basal-body rod protein FlgG gives rise to the protein MANAALHIARTGLDAQDTRMRVISNNLANVNTTGFKRDRASFEALSYQIVTAQGAASTAESRYATGLNLGTGVKIQGTASIQTQGSLSSTGNTLDMALEGDGFFQVQLPGGQLGYTRAGNFSRSPEGMLVTTEGYQVMPGITLPEGATSITIGGDGTVSATIPNQTEATPIGQIQVSTFANPAGLQPIGDNFLIETGASGAVQTGVAGLDGRARIRQGMLEGSNVNVVEELVDMIETQRAYEVNSKMISATDEMLKYVNQNI